The Candidatus Poribacteria bacterium genome window below encodes:
- a CDS encoding DUF2851 family protein yields the protein METYIDDAAESECLFKRFREINERYDPDLDKIDEAFVQKLWNEQRFFDTNMESIDRRAIRVIKPGVWNHNEGPDFMHAEIEIDGKLYVGDVEIHVRSSEWYTHKHHLNSRYNRVILHAVYFDDGINLRIRLQNNKRVPTLELLKWIAVDTGDLYSDAQDAATTDGRCRITGKPLNIEVLKGVFESLGRERFLEKMESMRLLRTRLDFEQLLYEGIMEALGYERNSKPLRELAQQVPFTDLDQKSELEIQAILFGVGGLLPSQREKPLPPEVTDDPSVTALEELWRASEYAELPPRMTEARWSFTERPLNHPTRRIAAISQLIHRSQGSLMMYFLPICEKVVSADTRKLLRAIEKELCARLMIEPVGYWEKHSNFGTGGTRHAVLIGKSRAIDIIVNKILPVAYIWAIEVDSQQLQEGILKLYSVCSKSAGNQIIRKIDKQIFTETQQMRLLKPTAKIEQGFIRLYKNYCADWLCDLCPILEHDAVLPEED from the coding sequence ATGGAAACATATATAGATGATGCAGCCGAGAGTGAATGCCTCTTTAAACGGTTCAGAGAAATTAATGAGAGATATGATCCTGACCTCGATAAAATCGATGAAGCGTTCGTTCAAAAATTGTGGAATGAGCAACGCTTTTTTGATACCAACATGGAGTCAATTGATAGACGCGCAATTCGCGTCATAAAGCCTGGGGTCTGGAATCATAACGAAGGTCCCGATTTTATGCACGCCGAGATTGAGATTGATGGAAAACTCTACGTCGGTGATGTTGAGATTCATGTTCGATCTTCGGAGTGGTATACCCATAAGCATCACCTCAATTCCAGATATAATCGTGTTATACTGCATGCTGTGTATTTTGACGATGGCATCAATCTGCGGATTCGGCTCCAGAACAACAAGCGCGTTCCGACCTTGGAGCTCCTGAAATGGATTGCTGTGGATACCGGGGATCTCTATAGTGATGCCCAAGACGCAGCAACGACTGATGGACGCTGTCGAATAACGGGAAAGCCGCTGAACATAGAGGTCCTGAAAGGTGTTTTTGAATCTTTAGGACGTGAACGGTTCTTGGAAAAGATGGAGTCGATGCGTTTGTTAAGGACGCGCCTTGATTTCGAGCAACTTCTCTACGAAGGTATCATGGAGGCGTTAGGATATGAACGCAACAGTAAGCCATTGAGGGAATTAGCGCAGCAGGTCCCGTTCACTGATCTCGACCAGAAATCTGAGTTAGAGATTCAAGCGATCCTTTTTGGAGTCGGCGGACTTCTCCCCTCACAAAGGGAGAAACCACTGCCACCCGAAGTAACAGATGATCCGAGCGTTACAGCGTTAGAGGAATTGTGGCGCGCCTCAGAATATGCTGAACTTCCCCCACGTATGACAGAAGCACGCTGGAGTTTCACTGAGAGACCTCTGAATCATCCTACCCGACGTATTGCCGCGATAAGCCAGCTAATCCATCGCTCTCAAGGCAGCTTAATGATGTATTTCCTGCCGATATGTGAAAAGGTGGTGTCAGCAGACACACGAAAGTTGTTACGAGCCATCGAGAAAGAACTTTGCGCGCGACTGATGATTGAACCTGTCGGCTACTGGGAAAAGCACTCCAACTTCGGAACAGGCGGCACTCGGCACGCCGTGTTGATTGGAAAAAGTCGGGCTATAGACATCATCGTCAATAAAATCTTACCAGTCGCTTATATTTGGGCAATCGAGGTGGATAGTCAGCAATTGCAGGAAGGAATCCTGAAACTTTATAGTGTCTGTTCCAAGTCAGCAGGGAACCAGATTATCCGTAAAATTGATAAACAGATTTTCACAGAGACGCAACAGATGCGTCTTCTGAAGCCGACTGCTAAAATTGA